A stretch of DNA from Thermogemmatispora onikobensis:
TTTCCGGGCATTCACTGCGCTCCGTCCTCATCACTGCATCCGCCAAAGCAGGAGTGCCCGAACGGATAATCATGAAACAGAGCGGCCACAAGCATTTACCCACCCTGCGCGGCTATATCCGCGAGGGATCGCTATTTACTGAGAACGCGGCGGCGAAGGTGGGGCTGTAGATTAGCCTGGCAGAGGCGGTAACCGGCCCTGGCGGCGCGATGGCCGAGGGGTATTGAGCGGCGCTGGCGATCCTTGCGCCTCTACCCCTCCGGTTATGCCATGAGCATACCGAGCAGGAAGAAGCGGCGTACTTTCCAAGCGGTCAGGGCGGGTCTGGAACATAAGATTTTCAGCCGGGCGTTTCCTGAACTGATGCTCTGTGGCTGTGAGATAGCGCTGGTTAAGAAGCGCTGCTATTTCCGATTGCAGTGTTTCCAGCCGGACATTGGCATCCGCCCCTATGCCGTGTACGGTAGCGATAACGCCCCATATTCCTTCTTGCCGTAGCGCCTCGTTGACCGCCCGCTGTGCAAGAAGCGCCTGGCGGGTCACAGATGGTTGACCGCTCACGAGCTGAATATGATATTCACTCCTCTCAG
This window harbors:
- a CDS encoding tyrosine-type recombinase/integrase, translating into MDGQAFRAVGRCTQPQIGTSISDRTIANIVKSRVKAAGFDPERFSGHSLRSVLITASAKAGVPERIIMKQSGHKHLPTLRGYIREGSLFTENAAAKVGL